In Sinobacterium caligoides, the sequence TGCTCATGTCCTGCAAAGATATAAGCGAAGTATTCCAGCAATTCATCAGATTTTACCCACTGCTCTCACTCTCTGTTAAAATCAATATGAGCAGTAAGAACAAAAGACACACTGTGAGTGTTGAGCGCTTATATCAAAAACATCTACCAATCGAGGTTCAGCAGTTTCTGTGTGAAACATTATTCTCATGCTGGCTCACACAAGCCCGCTGGTTAACCGGCAAACAAATCAACTTCAGCCGTGTTTACATTGCCTACCCCGCACCAGAGCATGCACAGCTATATCGACGATTTTTTAACTGCGAAGTAATCTTCGATAGCGAGCAACATGCTATAGAGGTAGATAATAATTTTGCCGAAACCCCTGTCATAACCGCAAACGAACCGGTTATGGCTATAAAACAACGTCATTGTCTGGAAGTTCTACGGAGCTGGGAGTGCAAGTTCTCAATAAGGGAGCAAATCTATACTCTATTACAGAGACAGCAGCCTGATCTTCCTAATATGGACGAGGCCGCAAGCATGCTGCACTTATCCCGTAGTAGCCTCTACCGCAAACTTCGTGACAGCGATACAAACTATCAACGTATTGTCGACGATTTTCGTCGTATAGAGGCCATTAACTACCTTAGAAAAAGTGATATTTCACTCAGCGACATCGCCTATAAGCTGGGTTTCAGCGATGCATCAAACTTCCGCCGAGCCTTTAAAAAATGGACTGGCGCTAACCCACTAAACGTCAGAAACGACCACCAACTCAACCTATCACAGCTAACCTCTACTCATCCATCACAAGCAATTTAACAACGATATCTAACCACGAGGGGGCTGACGCTTATAGACTACCTCCCCCTCTTTAATCGTCTCGACAACTTCTATAGTACGCAGACGATTTATGTTAACTCGCAATGGGTTAGCGGCCAAAATAACAAAGTCAGCCAACATTCCTTCTTTGATCATCCCTTTGCGGCGCTCCTCATGTAATTGATAAGCAGGACCTGAGGTTAAGCCCTGCAGTGCAGTATAAGCATCAATTCTCTCACCTCGCCCCAATACGACCCCACTCTTCGTTTCGCGCACCATTGCTGTCCACATCATAAAGAAGGGGTCTAGCGGCGTGCGACTAAAGTCACTGTAGTTTGAGTAAATCATACCTATATCGACAGCCGATCTAATGGGGTTTACTGTACTGGCCTCCCTCCTACCAAAGCGAGCTATATAATCATTACCTTGAAAGTAGTTTTGGTTAGATAGAAAGGCTGGCGACACCCCCATGCCGGCAAATTGCCTAAGCTGCCTGGCCCATATCGGCTGCGCTAGTAAAAGAACCGGGCGATTATCGTCACCTGCTTTAAATCCAGCCTCTGCTAACCCCTGGGCCACTTCATCGACTGCCGCGACATCCGCAATATGGATAAACAACTGCATACCGCTACCGGCAAATTGTTTTAAAGAAGCGTTAATTGTTAATTTTTCCAGACCAAACTCACGCCCTTCTCCTGTTTGTACCTCACTGCGCCTCTTCGCAGGGGTTCTCACAGCAGTATTTTCGGTAGCTAAGGCAAAAATCTTAACACCTTGCAATTTCAAGTGATTACGATATTCTCCAAAGTAGTAACCAGCACTAACGATATCATCTAGATCTTCCCTCCGCGTTAGCAGCGCGACATCAATCATTAAATATTTCTGTTGCGACGCCCTTGTTAAAAAGACAATATCACTAAAGGAAGCGAAGCCTTCCTGCGTATGTGTATAACCATGCCTAACGTACCGATTTTGCGCCTCCAGGAGCGCCATCATCCGCTCATGCTCAAGGCGACGAAACAACATAACGGAGATTTTCTGATAAGCTGCATCGCTCACCCTACCCTCAACGTCCTCAACCAAGAGCCCTTCATTTATTCTCACCCAAGCAAGGGACTGACTATTCAGTATTGCTCCACCTCCTGATTGTTCGATCAACACCACAGGGTTGTTTGGGAAGGCTTGATCCAACTCTTGACGAGTGATATCACGCCGCTCTGCAAGTCCTGCAGAATCATAGCCCCAACCAATAATGAAAGCGCCTTCAGTCAAGCTTTTATCAGCCTTAAACTGCCTCAACACAACTAATATGCTGGCTATATCAGTAGCAGGTCCCACTGGCGGGCTCGCTATATTCACCTGACCGGCCATCTGTACCGCTAACATAAAGTGGCTATGCGCATCGATAAACCCAGGCAACATAGTTTTCCCAGCCAGATCATATATCGGTGAGCGCACAAAACGATCATTGGCTTCTCGCTCGTTACCCACAAAGATAATTCGA encodes:
- a CDS encoding AraC family transcriptional regulator, producing the protein MNSYITSRFSIDDDVLSIIYLAVFNTLLEKHQKPLIGYHLSLAKLQNPRARISPKLYYTILEKSLSNRTAKSLGFEYGKMLNMAAAGTVGQLLMSCKDISEVFQQFIRFYPLLSLSVKINMSSKNKRHTVSVERLYQKHLPIEVQQFLCETLFSCWLTQARWLTGKQINFSRVYIAYPAPEHAQLYRRFFNCEVIFDSEQHAIEVDNNFAETPVITANEPVMAIKQRHCLEVLRSWECKFSIREQIYTLLQRQQPDLPNMDEAASMLHLSRSSLYRKLRDSDTNYQRIVDDFRRIEAINYLRKSDISLSDIAYKLGFSDASNFRRAFKKWTGANPLNVRNDHQLNLSQLTSTHPSQAI
- a CDS encoding amidohydrolase; translated protein: MKFNYLFLVLTLITISLSSCVDERGFFGGERVDILYKNGEIITMNGNVPTYAEVVAVKNGRIIFVGNEREANDRFVRSPIYDLAGKTMLPGFIDAHSHFMLAVQMAGQVNIASPPVGPATDIASILVVLRQFKADKSLTEGAFIIGWGYDSAGLAERRDITRQELDQAFPNNPVVLIEQSGGGAILNSQSLAWVRINEGLLVEDVEGRVSDAAYQKISVMLFRRLEHERMMALLEAQNRYVRHGYTHTQEGFASFSDIVFLTRASQQKYLMIDVALLTRREDLDDIVSAGYYFGEYRNHLKLQGVKIFALATENTAVRTPAKRRSEVQTGEGREFGLEKLTINASLKQFAGSGMQLFIHIADVAAVDEVAQGLAEAGFKAGDDNRPVLLLAQPIWARQLRQFAGMGVSPAFLSNQNYFQGNDYIARFGRREASTVNPIRSAVDIGMIYSNYSDFSRTPLDPFFMMWTAMVRETKSGVVLGRGERIDAYTALQGLTSGPAYQLHEERRKGMIKEGMLADFVILAANPLRVNINRLRTIEVVETIKEGEVVYKRQPPRG